The stretch of DNA GAAATCGATGGAGCCTCGCATCGTGGTATCGAAGATATTCGTCAAATTAATGAGACAGTATTATTTACTCCTGTAAAAGCAAAGTTTAAAATTTATATCATAGATGAAGTCCATATGCTCACTAAAGAAGCCTTCAATGCTCTATTGAAGACTTTAGAAGAGCCTCCAAGACATGTAAAATTTTTCTTAGCAACTACAGAAATCCATAAAATTCCCAGCACCATTTTAAGTCGTTGTCAAAAAATGCAACTACAAAGGATCCCTGACAAAGCAATCCTAGATAAGCTCTCTCTTATGGCTCAAGATGATCACATTGAAGCATCGCAAGAAGCATTGGCACCAATCGCACGTGCGGCACAAGGAAGCCTGCGTGATGCAGAATCTCTTTATGATTATGTAATATCTTTATTTCCTAGAAACCTATCTCCTGAAACTGTGTCCCAAGCTTTAGGCTTGACTTCCCAAGATGCGCTTAAAACTTTAGAAAACGCTATCCGTCAAAAAGACTATCCGACAGCCTTGCAAACTGTAATAGATTTCTTAAATTCGGGGGTAGCTCCTGTAACATTTCTCCACGATCTTACGTTATTTTATCGAGATCTTCTTCTTAAAAATCATAACAATTCTAGTGGAGCAAAATTTAACTCTCATTATAAGACGGAGCAGCTTCTAGAAATCATAGATTTCCTTGGGGAGTCTGCAAAGCACTTACAAAATACTATCTTCGAACAGACATTTTTAGAAACGGTCGTTATCCATATTATTCGTATTTATCAAAGGCCCGTTTTATCGGAACTCCTCTCTTCTATCAAAAGTACACAGTTTGAGGGGCTTCGCAATATTAAGGAAACAGCCCCTATCATGCCCTCGCGATTAACAACTTCTCCACCCGAGACTACTTACAAAGAACAGAGTTTTTTGGAGAAACAAAACCAACCTTCTGCTCCAGAAGGTAAAATTATATCTGTAGAAGCTAAAGGTTCTTCTTCAACAAAATCTGCAGCTATAGATACATTATTACAGTTTGCTGTTGTAGAATTTTCAGGAATTTTAAGACAATAAGTGGGAATCTCCTAGACCATTTTATGAGAGACAACATCAATATTTCACCTAAGGATAGATAAGCATGGGCAGCGGATACGCTAAGAAAAAGAAAGAAGCTAAAATTATGGAACAGCAGTTCCTAGAAATGGAGACTTCACTATTAGAAAAGCGTTATGAGGGGAAAGCTGGTAATGGTCTTGTCACTGTTGTCATCAACGGAAAGTGTGACCTAATTTCAGTAAAGGTACAACCTACGTGCTTAGACCCTGAAGATCCAGAAATCAT from Candidatus Chlamydia corallus encodes:
- the dnaX gene encoding DNA polymerase III subunit gamma/tau — encoded protein: MTPSLYQTSSRKYRPQVFGEILGQSSVVTVLKNALLLNRAAHAYLFAGIRGTGKTTLARILAKALNCSHLSHDGEPCNQCSSCKEIASGSSLDVLEIDGASHRGIEDIRQINETVLFTPVKAKFKIYIIDEVHMLTKEAFNALLKTLEEPPRHVKFFLATTEIHKIPSTILSRCQKMQLQRIPDKAILDKLSLMAQDDHIEASQEALAPIARAAQGSLRDAESLYDYVISLFPRNLSPETVSQALGLTSQDALKTLENAIRQKDYPTALQTVIDFLNSGVAPVTFLHDLTLFYRDLLLKNHNNSSGAKFNSHYKTEQLLEIIDFLGESAKHLQNTIFEQTFLETVVIHIIRIYQRPVLSELLSSIKSTQFEGLRNIKETAPIMPSRLTTSPPETTYKEQSFLEKQNQPSAPEGKIISVEAKGSSSTKSAAIDTLLQFAVVEFSGILRQ
- a CDS encoding YbaB/EbfC family nucleoid-associated protein, yielding MGSGYAKKKKEAKIMEQQFLEMETSLLEKRYEGKAGNGLVTVVINGKCDLISVKVQPTCLDPEDPEIIEDLFHSAFKLAKKQMDEEMSLMRSTMPF